One window of Phycisphaeraceae bacterium genomic DNA carries:
- a CDS encoding sigma-70 family RNA polymerase sigma factor, whose amino-acid sequence MERPGDQNPRLQITGSPGQDHGPAPLKFPAPVSNPRDDDPRADALLVGLASRGDEEAFLALYKRHRSFVISVARRYTRDESEALDVLQDTFSYLVKKLPTLRLTSKLSTFLYPAVRNIALTIRRKDRMVALSPTHDAAGKPASGSPETGPRPIEKVVSDLPEGQREVIILRFVNDLSLREVAAVLDIPIGTVKSRLHQAIATLRQDPKTQSLFDGEPPPTS is encoded by the coding sequence ATGGAACGCCCCGGCGATCAAAACCCCCGATTGCAGATCACCGGCTCACCCGGCCAGGACCACGGCCCCGCGCCCCTCAAGTTCCCCGCGCCCGTTTCCAATCCGCGCGATGACGACCCCCGCGCCGATGCGCTCCTCGTCGGCCTCGCTTCCCGGGGCGACGAAGAAGCCTTTCTCGCTCTCTACAAGCGCCACCGCTCGTTCGTCATCAGTGTCGCCCGCCGCTACACGCGCGATGAATCCGAAGCGCTCGATGTGCTCCAGGACACCTTCTCCTATCTCGTCAAGAAACTCCCCACCCTCCGCCTCACGTCCAAACTCTCCACCTTCCTCTATCCCGCCGTCCGCAACATCGCGCTCACCATCCGCCGCAAAGACCGCATGGTCGCGCTCTCGCCCACCCACGATGCCGCCGGGAAACCCGCTTCCGGATCTCCCGAAACCGGGCCCCGCCCGATCGAAAAAGTCGTTTCGGATCTCCCCGAAGGTCAGCGCGAAGTGATCATTCTCCGCTTCGTCAACGACCTCTCTCTCCGTGAAGTCGCGGCAGTCCTCGACATCCCCATCGGAACCGTCAAAAGCCGCCTCCACCAGGCCATCGCCACCCTCCGCCAAGACCCGAAAACTCAGTCCCTCTTCGATGGCGAACCTCCGCCGACCTCCTAG